From one Mytilus edulis chromosome 1, xbMytEdul2.2, whole genome shotgun sequence genomic stretch:
- the LOC139487891 gene encoding receptor-type tyrosine-protein phosphatase T-like → MHIHVILFIVKISSLLVAAQKNMASEGQATQSSTYGTYYANLAIKGGPADVYNYYECTYTDINKLTAWWGVKLLQLAYVTNIEIYYHNTAKQRMDGFSLYLSNGTIDAVDKSLCYRDTTAGLPNITQNINCNTLTNSVYIFNNRSSSSAIIQLCYIAIYGCWKGTWGADCINVCPANCIANHCYPGNGSCIWGSGCLHDKSDMNTSVCIEGCEAGLVGQYCNIIRYNLATNGIATQLPSNRNHPAYLSVNGNRTGMCSITSGSNSYLQVDTGYISIITMIYITFGEFSPVTNMTYSVYCSNTSDSWNNGTELYNGERPMDNIYVTVVCRYVIYVPPIINRTSKVDVCEIEISGCPLGKYGDNCKMNCSENCKLGSCDLVGGNCTYGCSDGWVGDRCNETCSEGWFGNQCLNKCSPHCFMTSCDHVMGECIHGCNKGWTDYNCTEECSPGYFGRNCFESCVGCISDLCDRFDGFCNVTDKCKPGYMHDQNCNQSCDNSYYGYNCTEKCNCLISSVPCNKSTGMCPGGKCEKGWSGESCNEECSEGYYGSNCLGVCNNCLNTSCGIFEGNCTYGCNDKFSGPQCTDSQPIKNPGLITAIIGGFCAAVFVIILTLMLCIVYRKCCRSKKQTNHSYMEQNNKICSSTTVQTEIYENVKGNFSSAENIRLSFTKKHDRKISIDNISSNDLPDEEDEGNVNVYGNVISENDICQYKIRIEDLANVIIEKRHDEGFEKEYKMFPKGLIHAHIEGSKEENKAKNRFLTTWPYDHSRIVLKGDTNYDYINANYIDSYHKQKAYIATQGPKRNTLRDFWHMVWQENVCKIVMVTELEENGKKKCYQYWPQIINDPLILDCYTLTMQEEQENSEYVYRLIKVKHKKATEGRKVHHYHFTQWPDHGVPDSIKLVNFYRAVKNNTPDQQGPLLVHCSAGIGRTGTFIAIDSLYEHGQSVGYVDIVEYVKMMRKDRLNMIQTFEQYEAVFEALQELFTVPDTSIPVQHFCKHFEKQDNMTVPRNQNMYRLEFQRLQSLCPSYSADKHKASKLKENISKNAVNEILPHDEYRPYLMSCGKNRNDYINAVMIPGYSSDGSFLVTQCPLKETVVDFWTMVYDHDSSIVVLLDTLNEDAPLWSGKDKTLELEGFDIDLDLDKTPEGVQLTLVYGKNQPDKRSIFVFYAKEFKNGSLSLPSTTNMIVLLESVIEHRKQSNCPVTVVCRNGATKSGLFVALSLILDKMKIDDRVDVFQVIRTMQLRRPEFLSNFDQYEYCYKCIKYFIEQDSVYANI, encoded by the exons AAAATATGGCTTCAGAAGGACAGGCGACACAGAGTTCAACATATGGAACATATTATGCAAACTTGGCTATTAAAGGCGGCCCTGCAGATGTCTACAATTATTACGAATGTACATACACAGATATAAACAAGCTTACGGCATGGTGGGGTGTGAAACTCCTTCAACTTGCTTACGTGACAAATATTGAGATATACTATCATAATACTG CAAAACAAAGAATGGATGGTTTTAGCCTGTATTTGTCCAATGGAACGATTGATGCGGTTGATAAATCGTTATGCTACAGAGATACGACAGCAGGGTTACCAAACATTACCCAGAATATTAACTGTAATACGCTCACCAATAGTGTTTATATATTCAACAATAGATCAAGCTCTTCAGCAATAATACAACTGTGCTATATAGCAATATACG GATGCTGGAAAGGTACATGGGGAGCTGATTGTATAAATGTCTGTCCTGCTAATTGCATAGCCAATCACTGTTATCCAGGAAATGGTTCATGTATTTGGGGATCTGGTTGCCTCCATGACAAGAGTGATATGAACACCAGTGTATGCATTGAAGGATGTGAAGCTGGACTTGTTGGACAGTATTGCAATATCATTAGAT ATAATCTTGCTACTAATGGAATAGCAACTCAACTTCCATCGAATAGAAATCATCCAGCATATCTGTCAGTCAATGGAAACCGGACCGGAATGTGTTCAATAACATCTGGATCGAATTCCTATCTCCAGGTGGACACTGGTTACATTAGTATAATAACCATGATCTATATAACATTTGGTG AGTTTTCACCAGTTACCAACATGACCTATTCAGTATATTGTTCAAATACTAGTGACTCCTGGAATAACGGAACAGAATTATACAATGGTGAACGTCCGATGgacaatatttatgtaacagTTGTCTGCAGATATGTGATATATGTACCACCAATTATAAACAGAACTTCAAAGGTAGATGTCTGTGAAATAGAAATTAGTG gttgtccgttAGGAAAATATGGAGATAACTGTAAAATGAACTGTTCAGAAAATTGTAAATTAGGATCATGTGACTTAGTTGGTGGAAACTGTACATATGGTTGTTCTGATGGTTGGGTCGGTGACAGGTGCAACGAAA CTTGTAGTGAAGGTTGGTTTGGAAATCAATGTTTGAATAAGTGTTCACCTCACTGCTTCATGACGTCTTGTGATCATGTGATGGGAGAATGCATTCACGGATGTAACAAAGGATGGACAGATTATAACTGCACGGAAG AATGCAGTCCAGGATATTTTGGAAGAAATTGTTTCGAGTCATGTGTTGGATGCATATCAGACCTATGTGACCGTTTTGATGGGTTTTGTAATGTGACGGATAAATGTAAACCAGGATATATGCACGACCAAAATTGTAACCAGT CATGTGATAACAGTTACTATGGTTATAACTGTACAGAAAAATGCAATTGTCTCATTAGTTCTGTGCCTTGTAATAAATCTACGGGAATGTGCCCTGGCGGAAAATGTGAGAAAGGATGGTCTGGTGAATCTTGTAATGAAG AATGTAGCGAGGGATACTATGGGTCGAACTGTCTTGGTGTTTGTAACAACTGCTTAAACACGTCCTGTGGAATATTTGAAGGCAATTGTACGTACGGTTGTAATGATAAATTCAGTGGTCCTCAGTGCACAG aCTCTCAGCCTATTAAAAACCCAGGACTTATAACAGCCATTATAGGAGGCTTTTGTGCTGCAGTATTTGTCATTATTCTCACACTTATGTTGTGTATCGTTTACAG aaaatgttgtCGATCAAAAAAGCAAACAAATCATTCATATATGGAACAAA ATAACAAGATTTGTTCATCTACGACTGTTCAAActgaaatatatgaaaatgtgAAAGGCAACTTTTCAAGTGCAGAAAATATACGActatcatttacaaaaaaacacgATAGAAAAATCAGTATTGATAACATAAGTTCTAATGATTTACCAGACGAAGAGGATGAGGGGAATGTCAATGTATATGGCAATGTTATTTCGGAAAATGATATATGTCAGTACAAAATTCGAATTGAGGACCTGGCGAATGTCATAATTGAAAAACGTCACGACGAAGGCTTTGAAAAGGAATATAAG ATGTTCCCGAAAGGTCTTATTCATGCTCATATTGAGGGATCAAAAGAAGAGAATAAAGCTAAAAACAGATTTTTGACCACATGGCCTT ATGACCATTCAAGAATAGTGTTGAAAGGAGACACAAATTATGATTACATTAATGCAAATTATATCGAC aGCTATCATAAACAAAAGGCATATATAGCTACACAAG GTCCAAAACGAAATACGTTGAGAGATTTTTGGCATATGGTTTGGCAGGAGAACGTCTGCAAAATAGTGATGGTCACTGAACTGGAGGAAAATGGAAAA AAAAAATGTTACCAGTATTGGCCACAGATAATTAACGATCCGTTAATATTAGACTGCTATACCTTGACCATGCAAGAAGAACAAGAAAACTCCGAATATGTATACAGACTGATTAAAGTTAAACACAAAAAG gCAACAGAAGGACGTAAAGTTCACCATTATCATTTTACTCAATGGCCTGATCACGGTGTCCCAGACAGCATAAAGCTGGTGAATTTCTATAGAGCAGTCAAAAATAATACACCTGATCAGCAGGGACCTCTTTTGGTACACTGCAG tgcTGGCATCGGAAGAACGGGGACATTTATTGCTATTGATTCTTTATACGAACACGGACAATCTGTTGGCTATGTCGATATCGTTGAATATGTGAAGATGATGCGAAAGGACAGACTGAATATGATTCAAACATTT GAACAATATGAGGCTGTTTTTGAAGCATTGCAAGAATTATTTACCGTGCCAGACACCTCTATTCCAGTACAACACTTTTGTAAACATTTTGAGAAGCAGGACAATATGACGGTTCCACGAAACCAAAATATGTACAGATTAGAGTTTCAG AGGTTACAAAGTCTTTGTCCGTCATATTCAGCTGATAAACATAAAGCTTCTAAACTAAAGGAGAACATTTCGAAGAATGCAGTGAATGAGATTTTACCAC ATGACGAATACAGGCCATATCTTATGTCCTGCGGCAAGAACAGAAACGATTATATAAATGCAGTTATGATTCCA GGATACTCTTCAGATGGAAGCTTCTTGGTAACCCAATGTCCATTAAAAGAGACTGTGGTTGATTTCTGGACAATGGTTTATGATCACGACTCCAGTATTGTTGTGTTATTGGATACACTAAATGAA GATGCTCCGTTGTGGTCAGGCAAAGACAAAACACTAGAGTTAGAAGGTTTCGACATTGACCTTGATCTTGACAAAACACCAGAGGGCGTCCAGCTTACCCTGGTTTATGGAAAG AATCAACCAGACAAAAGGTCGATATTTGTTTTCTATgcaaaagaatttaaaaatggcAGCCTCTCACTACCTTCAACAACTAATATGATTGTACTATTGGAAAGCGTAATTGAGCATCGAAAACAGAGCAACTGTCCAGTGACTGTCGTATGCAG AAATGGTGCAACGAAAAGCGGATTGTTTGTTGCATTAAGTTTGATTTTAGACAAAATGAAGATAGATGATCGAGTCGATGTGTTCCAAGTCATAAGAACAATGCAATTACGACGACCAGAATTCCTGTCaaatttt gaTCAGTACGAGTACTGCTACAAGTGTATCAAATATTTCATAGAACAGGATTCGGTATATGCCAATATATAA